GACAGGGAAAAGCAGGTTAGCCCAGCCTGTAAGGGAGCCTGTTGAGAACCTGTTTAGATGTTGATACCAGCCAGTGAAAACCACCAGCACCTTCTGATGTGCCCTGTGGCTTTTGCCAAGTGCTTttctggcaggagcagagctgagtgCATTGTTCTGATCTACCCAGTGGCAGAAAAGCACTCTGAGTCATTGTGTGTTTGGAGATTGGTCTCTGTGCTTCATTTATCTCTGATCAAAGCACATGGATGTGTAGCGTGGGCGTGCAGCAGTTTCTGGGTGTGATCATATAAAACTGCTCAGCTGAGTGAAGCATGGGGACCCTGTGCCATGGAGGTACATGAGGGGCAAAGCTGCTGGTTGTGAGCCATGAAAAACAGGCTCACAGTGATAGGGAACAAAAAGAAATGCCATCTAAATAATCAGCTGTCCTCTCAAGATTGATGGATTCTGTCCCAAAAATGTCTATGTATGCCAGCCATGGACCCACACAGCTGCTTGATTACTCTCCCCTCAGCAGGACTGGGCAAGAAATTGGGAATAACAGGAGTGAAGGACAGGTTGAAAGAAATATAAGGAGATGGGTTTCCAATTACAAACAGACTCTCCTTAGGGAAATTTTATgatcaataaaaataaatatttaatactgaCTTGTGTATTGGCAAATCACATTTGGACTCaacctttcctgggctcaagttCACTCCAGACTCCTCTCCCTTTGCCCCCTGCTCCTTGTTATCACAAAGCCAGTTTATTCCCAAAGAGCGGAGCCAGGAATCAAAGCCTGATCAAAGCTGAGCAAAGTTGAGTTACAATTTAATCCCAAAAATACCTTTTTTCACCCTAAATTCTGCCATTCCCTGCTAACATGCTAGGAGGAGGGATCTGTGTATCAGTACAATGACAGACATTGATGTCAACAGTATTACTAAAAGTGTAACCTAGAACTAAATGATTGAGAGGTGTCTTCAGTAACTGAGATCTGAGTGTCCTTTACTCAACCTTATCATTCTGTTTAGATACAGAGTGGAAATCAGAAGTTGTGAACAGCAGAAACTTTGATCGAGAAATTGGACACAAAAACCCGAGGTGAGGCACCATCTGGCACAGTCCCCCTGAACTCTGTCACTGGATCTGAGCaaatatgaaagctaaatgaCTGATTTCATAACAGAATACAGTAAATGGAAACTGCTGCTCTTTTGGTAGTTGGGAGAATGAAGGCATAAAGAACTTAGAGCAGCTCCAAGAGTGATGCCTTAACTTGTTTTTATGGCTCCAGCAGTATACAGTCTAGACAGTCTCTTGATGGATTTGTTTTCACATCATGACAGTCATTTAGCTCTTTGAGTTTCTCCTGATATTTACCACAGTACCTTTTCTGTTCTATATATTACATACTGCAAATCAAGAGTTTGATCATAATTCTGGGACTAATCAGGGACTCTCTCTTCTCTGTTCCTCAGTGCCATGGCTGTGGAGTCTTTCACTGCTGTTTCTCCTAACGTCCAGGTtggcagctttgttctttccaaGGGTAAGGGTTGTTTTGTACTGGCTTTGTGTCTGCTGTTGCATCAGCAGTGGACTTTGGTTCTTTCCACAATAGCTGTCATGTCAAGTGATAATCAGGAAGCCAGCCAGCAAATTGGCCATTCCAGGTTAGACACTGGGCCTCAGCTTGGTGCTTTGTTCTGCTTAGGTCTCGTGGATAGAATTGATGATTTCAAGCAGCTGAGCTTGTCACACCTGGAGGATCCCCATGCTGATGTTACCCGAAGAGAAAATTATTTCTATCACAGTGACAACCCCAGGCGTCCAGAGGTAAGATGGGAAAGATAAACTAAAGCAGTGATTACCTGGGTGTGAAAAAGAAATTGGGGCATGTCTTATTTCTGTTGAAATGTATAGAAAATGGAGTGCAGACCATCACATAGGATGACTTCCTTAGTGCAGCCCTAGGGAACGAGTGCTTCTCTTGCAGAAAGCTTCCAGTTGACTTCTTTATACTCTGTTTTCATGAGTCTGCTGTGCTTTTAGGGATGGTGCTGGGAGGTGGGTTCCACCTCAGCCTTGCTGGATTGAGGAGTACAAACAGCTTGTggtcacattgtgctgcctgcccTGTTTTGCCAAAAGATGGAATGATGAGGGATGAACAAAGCATATCATGTGCTCCTGCAGCTTAATCAGAGGGGATATTACAAAACAACATTTCAGCTCTCATGTTTCAGTGGCCAGCTAGCCCTGAAAAAAGGACAGCTTGGAAATCATTCTGGCTATCTCTTGCTTGACATAAATGTTCAGAAAAAGTGTTGATAAATAAAGGATGTTCCTGTGCTCAGTTGTCTTTCCTGTGATTCTCCTTTGTAAAACAATCTTTCTTGACTTCCAATCTTCTCTTGTTTGTAGGTGGGAGACCTTCGTGTCTCTTTCTTCTATGCAGGTCTGAGTGAAGATGATCCCCATTTGGGCTCTGCTGACAGGGTGAGTCTTCAGCTGTTTCTGTATCTTGCAGCTCtgttcccacctcagaaaccAGTAAATATTTTTCCCTCTCTGCCAAGGTGACTGTGATTGCTCGGCAGCGAGGTGATCAGCTGGTTCCATATCATACCAAGTCTGGAGATGTTCTGGAGATTCTGTACCCTGGGGACCTCTCTGTGGAGGTGAGATACCACATTCTTCTAGTGAGGGGTTAAAACTTGAGGTGGTAGTGCAGAAGCAGCAGAAGATGAAGCTCTTACTCTCCTTCAGACCTGCTCCAGAGGAGGAGATACTCATATAAAcattggcttttctctctctttcttggaCAACAGGTTGTAACCTGtgtttgcttccaggtttctgcACATTCTGGCTGTTTTCTTGAAAGATTGTTTCTGCGCCCTctcattttgtttttatttgctcCTTGATTGTTTCCCACTTACACATGCAAGCACATGCTTTTGAACAGGTCACATGTAAAAATAGTAAAAATCAGGGTTTAGTTAAATAAACCATTAGAGTTATTCTCTCTTCAGCTCCTAATAACAGGAGTTTAGGCTTGTTTGAAATGTTTATTACTGTTCTGGCTGAGAAAGAACCTTCAGGCAGAGCATTATGCTTCAATAAATCCTGCATGCTCCAGCAATTTGGTGATTCATTTACTTCTTTTAGTAGGTTTGTTTCCGTTAATGATTGTTCCATGCCCTGCTGCAAAGAAAAGCAGATGTCAGGAGTTTACAGGTGCTCCCAAAAGCAGTTAGAAAACCTTTGTTCTGACTTGAAAGAGTAGCAGCAGAATCAACCTTCTGCTGTAAGCTCCAAATCTTCATTAGACAGAATTCTGTTTCATTGAAAATGAACTGGTTACAAATAAATAATACATTGAGTACTTGTATGTGCAAATAGTCAGTCAGTCTTACACATCTCTTACCATTTAGTGCTTTCTAATGTCCCAGCCATCTTCATGAGAACATTTTGTTGAGCCAGAGGGTCGCACAGCCCATCTTGAAAAGAATCTTAATCAGAATTTGTGCAAAGAGATGTTTTACTTTGCCTCATGAAATGCACACATACCTTTTAGGTTTCTTCCCTGTATCCAGCTTGCTCTCTTTCACACCTTTCCCTCAGCCATCAGTGGATATTATTGCCTCTTCTCTCTTCCTTCAGAGTGAAGTCAGACTCTTCCTTCCTTATGACAGTTACTTATTAGTGCCttattttccacaggaaggagaatGTGTCCAATTTCAGCAATACCTGGGTGCTTTCTGCCTGTGTTGAATGGTGCTTTTTAGGTTGTTTTAATTATGAGAAGTGCCAGTTTCCCCCATGCTGCACTGTTCAGTCTATTGCAGTGTACTGCCATACTGCACAGACCTTGCAGAATGAGCTGCAATGTATTTTCTGCAAGAGAAATTGTACTCCTAAAATGCTCTTAGCTCTGCTTGGCTCATAATGTACTGGAATTAAGAGGATCTTGAAAAAGAACAAGAAATAGGCTGCgtgtggtggtgtttgctttCAGGAGGTGTTTCAGAAGGAGCAGGAGGGTAACACCATGAAGACCTGGGCCCTCCGTGCAGCTGGCTGGCTCTCAATGTTTGTGGGCATCAGCCTGATGACCAGGATCTTTTACACATTAGGTAAGTTTTTCACAGACTGGTAAAATGATCTAGGAACAAGATCATGGCCTCTAGGGAGTTAATTCATTTGGAGATCAGGAGAAATCTGTTTTGAACTCAGATTTTATTTGATCTGAAAAGTCACTGCAGGTAAACAGGACCACAAAACCAAGTGGATGCTTTGTGAACATTACCAAAACCCCACACAAATAACTTTTACCAGTCTCAGAAGATCCCAGCCCAGTACTTACCAAAATAAAAAGCTGAGGCATGTGTTGGGCTGATTCTTTCAAATCTAACTCAAGGTGCTGCAGTACAAATACTTTCTGCACCCACACACAACTGATCTCCCCAACAAGTCCTAATCAGCAGTTGTATTGAAATATGTTTTTGTGTCTGGTTATTTTACGCTATTGtaaacaaacagcaaaaaaagTTTTTGTTTATTCTTTCAATATAGAAAATGCTGGAGTAAAACCAGAAGAACAGGACAATGCCTCAAACTTGCATAAACTTCAGACATCAAAGATATCATTCACTTTGTAGAtgtgaaccttttttttttttctgatttatttaTCCATATACACGCTGCTCCAAAATTTATTATTGCCAGAAAGGAATTCTTGTGCTAGCAGCTTGTACCATTTGCCCTAGACTTGCTCTATAGCTGCAGGGTTGTCTGTCTCCTCTGCCTCTCAAGCCTTGGACAAATCTTCAGACTTCATTTTGGATTACTTCCTGTGTGAAGAGATGAGGATAGCATTGCCTTATATGTTTAGCTGTTGCTTAATGATCAAGTGTCTTGATGATGCTCTGCTGAAGTGCCTAATCCAGTGCTCTGGATAAATAATTTGAGTCTGTCTTGTGATTGCAGCTGTTAGGGTGCACATCCTAGGCATGAATCAGACTTCTTTTTAAACTCATCTTGCCAACTGCTGCATGCCATGTTTCATTCTCCCTGCAGTGGACTGGTTTCCCGTGGTGAGGGAGCTGGTGAGCGTTGGCCTGAAGGTGTTTGCAGTGTGTGTGGCCAGCTCGCTGTCCCTGCTGACCATCTCCGTGGGCTGGCTCTTCTACCGCCCGCTCTGGGCCCTGCTCCTGATGCTGCTCTctgctgtccccatcctggtGGCCAGGACCCGTGTTCTGCCCAAGAAGCAGCAGTGACAAGGAGGTGCTCTGGTCTTGAGCTCAGTCCTGGTTAGAACCTTCCCAAGTGCATTTCTGCCCGGTTCCTGCAGCAAGCTTACAGCAAATCACAGCTCAGCAGCGAGCACTGAAAGCTGGGGAGGGGGCTTGGGTGGGATTATTGGTACATGTTATCCACAGGACTATAGGATGCTGTTTGTGGGAAGTCAGTGACACCAGCTTTGGGGAAAAAAGCATTTTAGGTGTGGGTATTGATGGTAAGTTAGTGAACAAGCAGATTTATACCTCTTACTGCTTAGTAATTCCCCCTGATTTGAGAACTGGCAAGTCCTTGCTGGGTGGGGCACCTTGTGTGTTTGGGAGAAAGTGCCAGCTGCATCCCATGGACTCTGGTTACATGTCCTTGGGAAATGCATGTGCCTGCCTGCCTCTGGCAAACTCTCCCTCTGCTGCCTTTCCTGGTTTGCACAGTCAGGAACACTCCTTTGGCTGGTGTGTTTGACAGTGCATGTGTTCAAAGGGAAAACATAGCTTAGGTGAATTTCACAGAATACTCATGTAAACTCTGCTTTTGGACTGAGGATTTTCAAAGTCACTGATGCAATGAGTGGCCAGGTTAGCAGTGCTCTGAGGTTGGGCAGATTTATCAGGACACATTGATTTCCCCCATGTTTTAAGTGTCTGAACTTGGCTTTGGTTAAGCATCCAAAATGATAGCCTGGACTATATCAGAACTGTTTCAAAAATTTCACTTCAAATTGCACTTAAAGGGGTACTCACAGGTCATTCACATGTAAATAAAAAACCTACTGCCTTGGAACAACATTGACTTTTATAACTGAATGTGTAGTCTAaaatagttgggttttttttttttgctgtgtatACTGTTCCTTTCTTTAATTTCACTTAGTAAGGACAATGAACATACTCTGTGAAAT
This region of Melospiza melodia melodia isolate bMelMel2 chromosome 10, bMelMel2.pri, whole genome shotgun sequence genomic DNA includes:
- the TMEM43 gene encoding transmembrane protein 43, translated to MSRNFSDPGSSRKEHVKVTSEPKPGFLERLSETSGGMLIGLVTFLLAFYVLFTNEGRALRTARSLDEGLSLVVPLDSIHSISQQNEGRLVHLAGALSTSKPLFDPSYGLSIQAVKLKRNVEMYQWVEYEDSKEYEEDGEIKKETKYSYNTEWKSEVVNSRNFDREIGHKNPSAMAVESFTAVSPNVQVGSFVLSKGLVDRIDDFKQLSLSHLEDPHADVTRRENYFYHSDNPRRPEVGDLRVSFFYAGLSEDDPHLGSADRVTVIARQRGDQLVPYHTKSGDVLEILYPGDLSVEEVFQKEQEGNTMKTWALRAAGWLSMFVGISLMTRIFYTLVDWFPVVRELVSVGLKVFAVCVASSLSLLTISVGWLFYRPLWALLLMLLSAVPILVARTRVLPKKQQ